Proteins encoded within one genomic window of Haladaptatus sp. QDMS2:
- a CDS encoding transposase has protein sequence MSTTQTANKMLEATLAPPTRCKEQRLQQTLSEYRDALNDAFEQHCTTMSATNDVVTPYNLPYQAKDALKSYVPKLHKTYNAKELDDEHPLRFVNRAGKFDRDSSREYELCWNVPQPGRGTNFWIPLRLNPDQQELWDDMLDDESSTKVGELRLQKHRKTWSLHVTVEYEIKDTSELPTNPTRVGFDIGESMLVAGCALQHDTPTKPLLLNGKEAKRIRKEMFTTLKRLQERDASEWRIGERFSYYQNRLTDIIEKASRESVEYARQFENPIIVMEDLAYIRESLDYGKYMNRRLHSWAFARLQGRIEDKAKDAGIPVRYIHPQYTSKTCHSCKHIGYRPRQAEFKCKNSECHVSTFQADINASANIARRVDPWGESLPVKQVDDDSPQDGSGCDTATTQCEQSETPSQMTLTTFQESKPTASDD, from the coding sequence ATGTCAACGACTCAGACAGCGAATAAGATGCTGGAAGCCACGCTCGCACCGCCCACGCGGTGTAAAGAGCAACGCCTCCAGCAAACGCTGTCTGAATACCGAGACGCACTCAACGACGCCTTCGAGCAACACTGTACGACGATGAGCGCCACAAACGACGTGGTGACGCCGTACAACCTGCCGTACCAAGCAAAAGACGCCCTCAAATCCTACGTTCCGAAACTCCACAAGACGTACAACGCCAAGGAGTTAGACGACGAACACCCGCTCCGCTTCGTCAATCGAGCCGGGAAGTTCGACCGCGACTCCTCGCGTGAATACGAACTCTGCTGGAACGTTCCGCAACCCGGTCGCGGAACCAACTTCTGGATACCACTCCGACTGAACCCAGACCAGCAAGAATTGTGGGACGACATGCTCGATGACGAGTCGAGTACCAAAGTGGGCGAACTTCGCTTGCAGAAGCACCGCAAGACGTGGAGCCTCCACGTTACCGTCGAATACGAAATCAAGGACACCTCTGAACTACCCACTAATCCAACTCGGGTTGGATTCGATATTGGTGAGTCGATGTTGGTCGCGGGCTGTGCCCTCCAACACGACACTCCCACGAAACCACTGTTACTCAACGGGAAAGAAGCCAAGCGAATTCGTAAGGAGATGTTCACGACGCTCAAGCGACTCCAAGAGCGAGACGCCTCTGAGTGGCGTATCGGGGAACGTTTCTCGTACTACCAAAACCGACTCACGGACATTATCGAGAAAGCGTCTCGTGAGTCTGTGGAGTACGCTCGGCAGTTCGAGAACCCTATCATCGTGATGGAGGATTTAGCGTACATCCGTGAGTCGCTGGACTACGGGAAGTACATGAATCGACGCCTACACTCGTGGGCCTTCGCTCGCTTGCAGGGACGCATCGAGGACAAGGCGAAGGACGCCGGGATTCCGGTTCGGTACATTCACCCGCAGTACACCTCAAAGACGTGTCACTCGTGCAAACACATCGGGTATCGGCCTCGACAAGCCGAGTTCAAGTGCAAGAACTCAGAGTGTCACGTATCGACGTTTCAAGCGGATATTAACGCGAGTGCGAACATCGCACGTCGCGTAGACCCGTGGGGAGAGAGTCTACCAGTGAAACAGGTAGACGATGACTCGCCACAGGACGGGAGCGGTTGTGACACCGCCACGACTCAGTGTGAGCAGAGCGAGACACCCTCGCAGATGACACTCACAACGTTTCAAGAGTCGAAACCCACTGCCAGCGACGACTAA
- a CDS encoding cupin domain-containing protein: MTLRPGEDIGLETHPNIDQFIRVESGTATAVLDGEESRLGDGDVIVIPAGTEHNVTNTADNEPLRLYTLYSPPAHPDGTVQATKPQDERH, translated from the coding sequence ATGACCCTCCGTCCGGGTGAGGACATCGGACTCGAAACCCACCCCAACATCGACCAGTTCATCCGCGTTGAGTCAGGGACGGCGACGGCCGTCCTTGACGGCGAGGAGTCGAGGCTCGGTGACGGTGACGTCATTGTAATCCCTGCTGGCACTGAACATAACGTCACGAATACGGCTGATAACGAACCGCTCCGGTTGTACACGTTATACAGTCCACCCGCCCACCCAGACGGTACCGTCCAAGCGACGAAACCACAGGATGAACGGCACTGA
- a CDS encoding ATP-binding cassette domain-containing protein — MTEHQTQHQSTEREGAATEPEFAPPTSTAHYGDSELETSNRESTFAIEVTGLQKSFGETRAVDSLDLRIPRGSVYGLLGPNGAGKTTVIRILTTLLRPDAGTATVLGHDVVREAPRVRERVSLTGQFASVDEDLTGRENLVLVARLLGFSWRDAKVRADELLSAFGLSDAATRQVRTYSGGMRRRLDIAASLVVTPDVLFLDEPTTGLDPRSRNQVWAIIRAIAAEGTTVLLTTQYLDEADRLADRLAVIDNGRVIAEGTSRELKAALGASTLHIRLRDPARRTDAETVLNELTGVSVHNGADRDALVASVPFDEEATSVLQALSNAGVQVAEFSLGQASLDEVFLALTGRPAEETAEGLA, encoded by the coding sequence CCGGAGTTCGCGCCGCCAACATCGACGGCTCACTACGGCGATTCGGAACTCGAAACCTCCAACCGGGAATCGACGTTCGCCATCGAAGTGACTGGCTTACAGAAGTCCTTCGGAGAGACGCGAGCAGTAGACAGTCTCGACCTTCGAATCCCCCGAGGCTCCGTCTACGGACTGTTGGGGCCGAACGGTGCGGGCAAGACGACCGTCATCCGAATCCTCACGACGTTGCTTCGTCCAGACGCCGGAACCGCAACCGTGCTCGGCCACGACGTGGTTCGTGAGGCCCCACGCGTTCGCGAGCGAGTGAGCTTGACCGGCCAGTTCGCCTCGGTCGACGAAGACCTCACCGGCCGTGAGAATCTCGTCCTCGTCGCCCGTCTCCTCGGCTTCTCGTGGCGTGATGCGAAGGTGCGCGCCGACGAGCTGCTCTCTGCATTCGGTCTGAGCGACGCCGCCACGCGGCAGGTTCGAACGTACTCGGGGGGGATGCGACGGCGACTCGACATCGCAGCGAGTCTCGTCGTCACGCCAGATGTGCTGTTCCTGGACGAACCGACGACTGGGCTCGACCCACGCAGTCGGAATCAGGTCTGGGCAATCATCCGAGCCATCGCTGCCGAGGGGACTACGGTCCTCCTCACCACGCAGTACCTCGACGAGGCAGACCGACTCGCAGACCGCCTTGCCGTCATCGACAACGGCCGAGTTATCGCCGAGGGGACGAGCCGCGAGTTGAAGGCAGCCCTGGGTGCGAGCACCCTCCACATCCGCCTTCGAGACCCAGCGCGGAGGACGGACGCAGAAACCGTTCTGAACGAACTGACCGGTGTGAGCGTCCACAACGGCGCTGACCGCGATGCGCTCGTCGCGAGCGTCCCCTTCGACGAGGAGGCGACGTCGGTGCTACAGGCGCTCTCGAACGCGGGCGTGCAGGTCGCCGAATTCTCTCTCGGACAGGCGAGCCTCGATGAGGTGTTCCTCGCACTCACGGGACGGCCTGCTGAAGAGACCGCGGAGGGACTTGCATGA
- a CDS encoding ABC transporter permease translates to MSTETTPSAAIVEEELEGVFSRIERPRRPGAVSASLTLGWRALLKIKHVPFQLFDVTAFPLMSTILFTFLFGGALAGSPQEYIQFLLPGILVQAIVFVTVYTGVGLNTDIDKGLFDRFQSLPIWQPAPLVGALLGDILRYSIAAFMVVGLGVILGFRPEAGFAGVLLALALVLVFAFSLSWIWIVVGLLVDTPESVMTTSFLLLFPITFVSNIFVDPATMPAWLQTVVGVNPVTHLVDAARSLMHGTVVFADVAWVLGVSAVIVAVFGPLALHLYRTER, encoded by the coding sequence ATGAGCACAGAGACGACGCCATCGGCCGCAATCGTCGAGGAGGAACTCGAGGGGGTCTTCTCCCGTATCGAGCGACCCCGCCGACCTGGCGCAGTCTCTGCCTCGCTCACGCTTGGCTGGCGTGCACTGTTGAAGATCAAGCACGTGCCGTTCCAACTCTTCGACGTCACGGCGTTCCCGCTCATGTCCACCATCCTGTTTACGTTCCTCTTCGGTGGTGCGCTCGCGGGGTCTCCACAGGAATACATCCAGTTCCTGCTGCCAGGCATCCTCGTTCAGGCCATCGTGTTCGTCACCGTCTACACGGGCGTTGGCCTCAACACGGACATCGACAAGGGATTGTTCGACCGCTTCCAGTCGCTCCCTATCTGGCAGCCTGCGCCGCTCGTCGGGGCGCTCCTCGGTGATATCCTCCGGTACTCGATTGCCGCGTTCATGGTCGTCGGCCTCGGCGTGATTCTTGGATTCCGCCCCGAAGCCGGGTTCGCGGGCGTGTTGCTCGCGCTGGCGCTCGTGCTCGTCTTCGCGTTCAGTCTCTCGTGGATCTGGATCGTCGTCGGGTTACTCGTCGACACGCCGGAGTCGGTCATGACGACGAGTTTCCTGTTGCTGTTCCCGATTACGTTCGTGAGCAACATCTTCGTCGACCCCGCGACGATGCCAGCGTGGCTCCAGACCGTGGTCGGCGTGAATCCCGTCACGCACCTCGTCGACGCCGCTCGCAGTCTCATGCACGGGACCGTCGTCTTCGCCGATGTCGCGTGGGTACTCGGCGTCTCTGCCGTCATCGTCGCTGTGTTCGGGCCGCTGGCCCTCCACTTGTACCGCACGGAGCGATGA
- a CDS encoding NUDIX hydrolase, with protein sequence MRLSLPERAHELLSSHDVPLEIVTLSEPHAFPENELIVTGIAKRDGETLFVKNTKPDREWELPSGTVEDGESLEEAMHREFLEETGCPVEESEPVMVLVWAFPDSLLTQVIYHITCGPQEGETVDEIAETRWMDEIPADVSFGSISREAFEDLLELDNEDALSRLRDLLDGPIKSRKSLAAGAATGGLAVLALAHRYLPRKESSTEE encoded by the coding sequence ATGCGGTTGAGTCTCCCTGAACGCGCACACGAGCTACTCTCGAGTCACGACGTTCCGCTGGAGATCGTGACGCTGAGTGAACCGCATGCCTTCCCGGAGAACGAACTCATCGTGACAGGCATCGCGAAACGCGACGGGGAAACCCTGTTCGTGAAGAACACGAAACCCGACCGAGAATGGGAACTTCCGAGTGGCACTGTCGAAGACGGGGAATCTCTGGAAGAAGCGATGCATCGAGAGTTCCTCGAAGAGACCGGCTGTCCAGTCGAAGAGTCAGAACCGGTAATGGTGTTGGTGTGGGCGTTCCCCGACAGTCTCCTCACGCAAGTCATCTACCACATCACGTGTGGGCCTCAAGAAGGAGAAACCGTGGACGAGATAGCGGAAACCCGCTGGATGGACGAAATTCCTGCCGACGTTTCGTTCGGGTCGATCAGCCGAGAAGCCTTCGAGGACTTGCTGGAGTTAGACAATGAGGATGCACTCTCACGGCTTCGCGACCTGCTAGATGGCCCAATTAAGTCACGGAAATCGTTGGCAGCTGGCGCCGCAACCGGGGGACTCGCTGTGCTGGCCTTAGCTCACCGGTACCTTCCACGGAAAGAATCCTCGACCGAAGAGTAA